Proteins from one Paenibacillus amylolyticus genomic window:
- a CDS encoding cupin domain-containing protein — translation MDIGLAIRTIRKQKQITIMQMCEGTGLSKGFISNVENNKTSPSIATLESIADYLEVPLPYLLLSPEQRMNVVRKNERKETTAGSGQIKVQHLTAKGAMRMSIVELPPGASTGISKHAGEESHLVLQGQIRAEQCEDVEILEAGDSFTWNAIVPHEVTNIGEEPAVVLIAVSKELGLDHL, via the coding sequence ATGGATATTGGCTTGGCAATTCGTACGATCCGCAAGCAGAAACAGATTACAATCATGCAGATGTGTGAGGGAACCGGTTTGTCCAAAGGTTTTATCAGCAACGTAGAAAATAACAAAACGTCACCTTCCATTGCTACCCTTGAAAGTATTGCGGATTATCTGGAGGTGCCACTTCCCTACTTGCTGCTGTCACCGGAGCAACGGATGAACGTGGTACGCAAGAACGAGCGCAAGGAAACGACGGCCGGAAGTGGTCAGATCAAAGTGCAGCACCTTACCGCCAAAGGCGCCATGCGTATGTCCATTGTAGAATTGCCCCCAGGCGCATCAACAGGGATTAGCAAACATGCCGGGGAGGAGAGCCATCTGGTGTTGCAGGGCCAGATTCGTGCGGAGCAATGCGAAGATGTCGAAATTCTTGAAGCGGGGGATTCGTTCACCTGGAATGCGATTGTGCCCCATGAAGTGACCAATATCGGGGAGGAGCCTGCGGTGGTACTTATCGCGGTGTCCAAGGAATTAGGTCTGGATCATTTATAG
- a CDS encoding 3-ketoacyl-ACP reductase, with amino-acid sequence MELKNKTAIITGAGKGIGRAIAEALAKEGVHLGLIARTASDLQALQQSLSEEYGVKVTSAAADISDRTQAEAAVAAIEMELGAVDILINNAGIASFGTLLDMDPEEWERILHVNVMGTYYVTRAVLPSMIKESSGSIINIASTAGERGFATGSAYCASKFALLGMTESLMQEVRKSNIRVTALTPSTVNTELATNAGLKIGDEDRMMQAEDVAELALATLKLSDRVFVKAAGIWTTNPQ; translated from the coding sequence ATGGAACTTAAAAATAAAACAGCTATTATCACAGGTGCCGGTAAAGGTATTGGCCGTGCCATCGCTGAGGCACTTGCCAAAGAAGGTGTGCACCTCGGTCTTATCGCACGTACCGCTTCGGATCTTCAGGCTCTTCAGCAGTCTCTTAGTGAAGAATACGGTGTGAAAGTGACCAGTGCTGCAGCAGATATCTCGGATCGCACACAGGCGGAAGCCGCTGTAGCAGCCATTGAGATGGAGCTCGGTGCGGTGGATATCCTGATCAATAATGCAGGTATCGCAAGCTTCGGCACATTGCTGGACATGGACCCGGAAGAGTGGGAACGCATTCTGCATGTTAACGTTATGGGTACATATTACGTCACACGCGCTGTCCTTCCAAGCATGATCAAGGAAAGCAGCGGCAGCATCATCAATATCGCCTCCACTGCAGGTGAACGCGGATTCGCTACTGGTTCGGCATACTGTGCATCCAAGTTTGCGCTACTTGGCATGACCGAATCCCTGATGCAGGAGGTACGCAAGTCCAACATTCGTGTAACGGCGCTGACACCAAGTACAGTCAATACGGAGCTTGCGACCAATGCCGGACTGAAAATTGGCGACGAAGATCGCATGATGCAAGCGGAAGATGTAGCTGAACTGGCACTCGCAACACTTAAACTGTCCGATCGTGTCTTCGTTAAAGCCGCAGGCATCTGGACAACCAATCCACAATAG
- a CDS encoding DUF4097 family beta strand repeat-containing protein produces the protein MSTKKWLALAVICIGIGLLGTSIYGVQFGDQRESYSKRWDFKANELQNIIMNANFSADIEFVASPDSNGYIEVDGKFDPAVVKSFEQATLSNGTFQLSQTERERLQFFTLYWNDQNSTITVALPEGHQLNEVTLDSSSSDWHLTDLTAKQLELNNTSGSIRLENIKVPTIELSLTSGDINASLINGDMTVKQTSGSFTADQVAGHVNSKIQSGDIEITELNGPADVQFTSGSIHIEQSHSARLMLPEHQAIFSFKLHLILTESMMLELLPEM, from the coding sequence ATGAGTACCAAGAAATGGCTTGCTTTAGCCGTGATCTGTATCGGAATCGGTTTGCTCGGAACATCCATCTATGGCGTTCAGTTCGGAGATCAACGGGAGAGCTATTCCAAACGATGGGATTTCAAGGCGAATGAATTGCAGAATATTATCATGAATGCCAATTTCAGCGCAGATATTGAATTTGTAGCAAGTCCGGATTCGAACGGATATATCGAAGTGGATGGAAAATTTGACCCGGCCGTAGTCAAGAGCTTCGAACAAGCCACCCTATCCAACGGCACGTTCCAACTGTCCCAGACAGAACGTGAACGATTGCAATTTTTCACCCTGTACTGGAATGATCAAAACTCCACAATAACCGTGGCCCTGCCTGAAGGACATCAATTAAATGAGGTTACGCTGGACTCTTCTTCAAGTGACTGGCATCTGACAGACCTGACTGCCAAACAGCTTGAGCTGAATAACACCTCAGGTTCCATACGTCTGGAAAACATCAAGGTACCTACTATTGAACTTTCGCTAACTTCAGGTGACATTAACGCTTCCTTGATCAATGGAGACATGACCGTGAAACAGACATCAGGTAGCTTCACTGCGGATCAGGTAGCTGGTCATGTAAATAGTAAGATTCAATCAGGAGATATTGAGATTACGGAGTTAAACGGCCCGGCGGATGTTCAATTCACTTCGGGCAGCATTCATATTGAACAGTCCCATTCCGCCCGATTAATGCTTCCGGAACATCAGGCGATATTTTCATTCAAGCTGCACCTGATTTTGACGGAATCTATGATGCTAGAGCTACTTCCGGAGATGTAG
- a CDS encoding DUF1700 domain-containing protein produces the protein MNRQQFMKAMEVHLRPMDPFERAELLADYDQHFELGLREGRREEEIAWELGQPEEIAKEALGDRYDAHTPGSDAFYAPTYQEMRTPRNSTKATRNFFTAIGLLFLNLILGIPLGLTLWSVWLTIASLSLLVLAPVAAVVDFVFLGQLDKAEIFVAIGAFGVGILFALASKSVYRAFKSITLQYINWNKNMMKGDVSS, from the coding sequence ATGAATAGACAACAATTTATGAAAGCCATGGAAGTTCATCTCCGGCCGATGGACCCATTCGAACGGGCGGAGCTGCTCGCCGACTATGATCAACATTTTGAGCTTGGACTCCGAGAAGGACGGCGGGAAGAAGAGATCGCTTGGGAACTCGGACAACCGGAAGAGATCGCCAAGGAAGCACTCGGTGATCGTTATGACGCTCATACACCAGGTTCAGATGCATTCTATGCACCGACGTATCAGGAAATGCGGACACCCAGAAACAGCACCAAAGCGACTCGCAACTTCTTCACAGCCATCGGCCTGTTATTCCTGAATCTCATCCTTGGCATCCCTCTCGGTCTAACCCTGTGGTCCGTATGGCTTACGATTGCCAGCTTGTCCTTACTGGTGCTTGCACCTGTCGCAGCGGTTGTGGACTTCGTCTTCCTGGGTCAACTGGATAAGGCTGAGATTTTCGTGGCGATTGGCGCATTCGGTGTCGGCATTTTGTTTGCCCTTGCATCGAAGTCCGTGTATAGAGCCTTCAAAAGCATCACGCTTCAATACATTAACTGGAATAAAAATATGATGAAAGGGGATGTATCCTCATGA
- a CDS encoding FAD-dependent oxidoreductase, whose product MWRATHEFNAYPKLTEDITADVAIIGAGIAGITTAYLLAQTGLRVVVLEAGKVLDGTTGHTTAKVSAQHGVIFDEIMHHFGQEQARMYYEGNADAAKWMRNLVKEKQIDCQWAEEDAYVYIQSEDNIKKLEIELTAYGKLHIPGEWVDPLPIPVPARAGIRMPGQARFDPLAYLHYLLDSAVKQGVQIYEHTTVTDVEEDASLHVRTYGDGPSVTAEHVVVASHFPVYDPGFYFTRLHAERSYAVLVEPVKSYAGGMYISDDTPYRSLRSVLHDGKELILFGGENHKTGQGICTFGHYERLEQFAAETFGIRNIPYRWSAQDLISIDKVPYIGPITGRHERVYVATGFAKWGMTTGTMAGHILADRITGRDNPHAAVFDPARFKADPGMKHFIVENVNVAKELISGKVGIVHKKVSDIGEDEGAVVRHNGIRAGAYKDTSGKLFLVDTTCTHLGCEVEWNEGERSWDCPCHGSRFDYAGHVIEGPAVEDLKVLDAQD is encoded by the coding sequence TTGTGGCGTGCTACGCATGAATTCAATGCCTATCCTAAACTGACCGAAGATATCACCGCCGATGTAGCGATTATCGGTGCCGGGATTGCAGGGATTACTACCGCTTATCTGCTGGCGCAGACGGGACTGCGTGTGGTCGTACTGGAGGCTGGAAAAGTACTGGATGGCACGACCGGCCATACCACGGCCAAAGTATCTGCACAGCATGGTGTCATATTTGATGAGATTATGCATCACTTCGGACAAGAACAAGCCCGGATGTACTATGAAGGCAATGCCGATGCCGCGAAGTGGATGCGCAATCTGGTGAAGGAAAAACAGATTGATTGCCAATGGGCAGAGGAAGATGCCTACGTCTACATTCAATCGGAGGATAACATCAAGAAACTGGAGATTGAGCTGACCGCCTACGGCAAACTCCATATTCCTGGCGAATGGGTAGACCCACTCCCGATTCCGGTTCCCGCCAGGGCAGGTATTCGCATGCCGGGTCAGGCACGCTTTGATCCGCTGGCCTATCTGCACTACTTGCTGGATTCTGCTGTGAAACAAGGGGTTCAGATCTACGAGCATACGACAGTTACGGATGTGGAGGAAGATGCTTCACTGCATGTGCGAACTTATGGCGATGGACCATCTGTTACAGCGGAACATGTTGTCGTAGCTTCCCATTTTCCCGTCTATGACCCCGGGTTTTATTTCACACGGTTACACGCCGAACGGTCCTACGCCGTATTAGTCGAGCCGGTGAAATCCTACGCTGGCGGCATGTACATTTCGGACGATACACCGTACCGCTCTCTGCGCTCTGTCCTTCATGATGGGAAGGAACTTATTCTCTTCGGCGGTGAAAATCATAAAACCGGACAAGGCATCTGTACCTTCGGTCATTATGAACGTCTCGAGCAGTTCGCAGCAGAAACTTTTGGGATCCGCAACATTCCATATCGCTGGTCAGCTCAGGATCTGATCTCCATCGACAAGGTACCTTACATTGGACCGATTACCGGCAGACATGAACGTGTCTATGTAGCGACCGGGTTTGCCAAATGGGGGATGACGACTGGCACGATGGCAGGACATATTCTTGCGGATCGCATCACTGGACGTGATAATCCACATGCCGCTGTATTCGATCCGGCAAGATTCAAAGCTGACCCTGGCATGAAGCACTTTATTGTGGAAAATGTGAATGTAGCCAAAGAATTAATCTCCGGTAAAGTAGGTATCGTGCATAAAAAGGTCAGTGATATTGGCGAAGATGAAGGAGCCGTCGTTCGTCATAACGGCATAAGGGCTGGCGCGTACAAAGACACCAGCGGCAAGCTGTTTCTGGTGGATACCACCTGCACCCATCTGGGTTGCGAAGTGGAATGGAACGAGGGCGAGCGTTCATGGGATTGCCCGTGCCACGGTTCCCGCTTCGATTATGCAGGCCATGTCATTGAAGGTCCTGCCGTAGAGGACCTTAAAGTTCTCGACGCACAAGACTAA
- a CDS encoding glycoside hydrolase family 3 C-terminal domain-containing protein encodes MTTNQTKYPFQDTALALDTRVKDLVSRLTEDEKIESMLQYQPAVDRLGVPAYKHGTEAAHGLAWLGEATSFPQPVGLACTWDADLMKEIGSVLGDEARVFYKRNPAVNGLTLWAPTVDMERDPRWGRNEEAYGEDPELTAELTTALVKGIQGDHPKYYKAVATLKHFLANNNEVDRGSGSSSIDPRNMREYYLKAFEKPFKEGGAQSMMTAYNSINGTPALLHPFVNEIVKGEWGMDGFIVSDAGDVMGIKNDHQYYDSHTPGTVESVKAGIDSITDDAELSKQALHEGLEQGTLTMDDIDKALFNTFRVRFRLGEFDPEEGNPYAAIGEESMMTEKAKELSLRAAREQVVLLKNDKGTLPLDKTKAGKVAVIGQLGGTVYRDWYAGTMPYNVTPLEAIRGKVGSDNVAFKDGNDRITLTSVANGKKIGLADGEKSPVIASGEAETFMVSDWGFGSYTLQAESNGKYLTTDEETVTASADEVYGWFVKEVFHLLPQQDGSIGLTTWNGKTVTAPNGGNDAFAVSEELKTFGATETFKQDVVVNGIEEAVAAAKAAETAIVFVGNNPLVNGKEEIDRPSLDLAESQQRLVEAVYAANPNTVVVIVGSYPFTSNWVQENIPAVLYTSHAGQELGNAVADVLYGDYAPAGRLNMTWVQSEDQLTDIKDYDIIQSGRTYQYFEGNVLYPFGHGLTYATFKYSNLHLSPAQVGTEGNVTVTVDVTNTSSIASDEVVQLYVRAGKSRVKRPLKTLKGFRRLHIEAGATVKVSLTLPVQELAIWDVTRDRYVVESGTYSIMVAKSSSDVQLVADLTVEGETIPARNLGVATRAENYDAYLGVDLDESKERGSAVRVVGEQGWIAFNDADLGSGAAAMEARVSAEQAGAVLEVRLGSPDGTLAGRVELAQGEARQWSTVKAELTGASGAQDVYILLSAGVRISHFEIR; translated from the coding sequence ATGACGACCAACCAAACGAAATATCCGTTTCAAGATACAGCACTGGCATTAGACACCCGGGTGAAGGACCTTGTATCGCGCTTGACTGAAGATGAAAAAATCGAATCCATGCTGCAATATCAACCGGCAGTAGACCGCCTGGGTGTGCCTGCATACAAACATGGTACAGAAGCCGCCCACGGCTTGGCCTGGCTTGGAGAAGCAACGTCTTTCCCACAGCCGGTGGGGCTGGCATGCACATGGGATGCAGATCTGATGAAGGAGATTGGCTCCGTTCTCGGAGACGAGGCACGTGTTTTTTATAAACGAAATCCGGCAGTGAACGGGCTTACACTGTGGGCACCTACAGTAGATATGGAACGTGACCCGCGCTGGGGACGGAATGAAGAGGCGTATGGTGAAGATCCGGAACTGACAGCGGAGCTGACGACCGCATTGGTCAAAGGGATTCAGGGCGACCATCCGAAGTATTACAAAGCGGTTGCTACGTTGAAGCATTTCCTCGCGAACAACAATGAAGTGGATCGTGGAAGTGGTTCGTCCAGTATTGATCCCCGCAACATGCGTGAATATTATCTGAAGGCATTCGAGAAGCCATTTAAAGAAGGCGGCGCACAGTCGATGATGACTGCGTACAACTCCATTAATGGTACGCCAGCGTTGTTGCATCCTTTTGTGAACGAGATCGTCAAAGGCGAATGGGGTATGGATGGTTTCATTGTCAGTGATGCAGGCGACGTAATGGGCATCAAGAACGATCATCAGTACTATGATTCCCACACACCGGGTACGGTAGAGTCCGTAAAGGCAGGAATTGATAGCATCACCGATGATGCTGAGCTGTCCAAACAGGCACTGCATGAAGGGTTGGAACAAGGCACACTCACGATGGATGACATCGACAAGGCGTTGTTTAATACGTTCCGTGTGCGTTTCCGTCTGGGCGAGTTCGATCCGGAAGAAGGTAATCCATACGCGGCTATTGGTGAAGAGTCCATGATGACGGAGAAAGCAAAAGAATTGTCGCTTCGAGCTGCGAGAGAACAAGTGGTATTGCTCAAAAACGACAAAGGCACACTGCCGCTGGACAAGACGAAAGCAGGTAAAGTGGCTGTCATTGGTCAATTGGGCGGAACCGTCTATCGTGACTGGTATGCAGGTACCATGCCGTATAACGTAACCCCGCTTGAAGCAATCCGTGGCAAAGTAGGCAGCGATAACGTGGCGTTCAAGGATGGAAATGATCGCATTACGTTAACTTCCGTAGCTAATGGGAAGAAGATTGGACTGGCGGATGGTGAGAAATCACCTGTTATTGCATCGGGAGAAGCGGAGACGTTCATGGTGTCCGACTGGGGCTTCGGAAGTTATACTTTGCAGGCCGAAAGTAACGGCAAATATCTAACGACTGATGAAGAGACCGTAACGGCTTCCGCTGATGAAGTGTATGGCTGGTTCGTGAAGGAAGTATTCCACCTGTTGCCACAACAGGATGGCAGTATAGGTCTGACTACATGGAATGGCAAAACGGTGACTGCACCTAATGGTGGAAACGATGCATTCGCAGTGTCAGAAGAACTGAAGACTTTCGGTGCCACAGAAACATTCAAGCAGGATGTGGTTGTGAACGGAATTGAGGAAGCGGTAGCAGCTGCCAAGGCTGCGGAAACGGCGATTGTCTTTGTTGGTAATAATCCGCTTGTCAATGGGAAAGAAGAGATCGACCGTCCAAGTCTGGATTTGGCTGAATCCCAGCAACGTCTGGTTGAGGCAGTCTATGCCGCGAACCCGAATACGGTAGTTGTCATCGTGGGAAGTTACCCGTTCACGTCCAACTGGGTTCAGGAGAATATCCCGGCGGTATTATATACCTCACACGCAGGACAGGAACTGGGTAACGCAGTAGCAGACGTATTGTATGGCGACTACGCGCCTGCAGGCCGTCTGAACATGACGTGGGTACAATCCGAAGATCAACTGACCGACATCAAGGATTATGATATTATTCAATCGGGTCGGACGTATCAATATTTTGAAGGCAATGTATTGTATCCGTTTGGACATGGTCTGACGTATGCAACGTTTAAATACAGTAATTTGCATCTTAGCCCGGCTCAAGTGGGTACAGAGGGTAACGTTACGGTAACTGTAGATGTGACCAATACCAGTTCAATCGCCAGTGACGAGGTTGTACAGTTGTACGTTCGTGCAGGCAAATCCCGGGTGAAACGTCCTCTCAAAACGTTAAAAGGATTCCGTCGTCTTCATATCGAAGCGGGAGCTACAGTTAAAGTCAGCTTGACCTTGCCTGTTCAGGAACTGGCCATCTGGGATGTAACTCGTGATCGATACGTCGTGGAAAGTGGAACTTACTCCATTATGGTGGCCAAGTCATCCTCCGATGTACAATTGGTTGCAGACCTGACGGTAGAAGGAGAGACGATCCCTGCTCGTAATCTGGGCGTGGCTACCCGTGCCGAGAATTATGATGCTTACCTGGGTGTTGACCTGGATGAGAGCAAAGAGCGCGGCAGTGCTGTCCGTGTAGTGGGTGAGCAAGGATGGATTGCCTTCAACGATGCTGATCTGGGTAGTGGGGCAGCAGCAATGGAAGCTCGTGTCTCTGCAGAACAAGCAGGCGCTGTGTTGGAAGTGCGACTCGGCTCACCGGATGGAACACTCGCAGGACGTGTGGAACTGGCACAAGGTGAGGCCCGGCAGTGGTCTACCGTTAAGGCTGAACTCACGGGTGCATCAGGTGCACAGGATGTATATATTCTACTGTCCGCAGGTGTACGTATCAGTCACTTCGAGATTCGTTAA
- a CDS encoding methyl-accepting chemotaxis protein gives MDIVQALITCMPFFRDTIRQDVTLSVIDHEKFLYFSAGESLKQLNYQPGDPLLDENRNFADLKGGTVKRFDHYPKDLFGIPFDVAFIPIKNEQGEVIALFNLLYSMDDQDQLQQLMDATENLTNQLIDSVQHVAAHSEELSATTEEIRNNSKQAVQKSGNVTQVASFIREISEQTNLLGLNAAIEAARVGEAGAGFGVVAKEIRKLSVDTKEATARIEDSLLSVRQSIQGMENELGEITASSQEQAELVNNFMSTIEQLNETNKQLKQFVQKMISFDGK, from the coding sequence ATGGATATTGTTCAAGCATTAATTACATGTATGCCTTTCTTTCGAGATACGATTCGTCAGGATGTCACCCTCTCCGTTATTGATCATGAAAAATTTTTATATTTCTCCGCAGGAGAATCGTTAAAGCAACTGAATTATCAACCCGGCGATCCGCTATTGGATGAAAATCGAAATTTTGCAGATTTGAAAGGCGGTACCGTCAAACGATTCGATCACTATCCTAAAGATCTATTCGGTATTCCGTTTGACGTGGCTTTTATTCCTATTAAAAATGAACAAGGTGAAGTCATCGCCCTGTTCAACCTGCTCTACAGTATGGATGACCAGGACCAGCTGCAACAGCTCATGGATGCTACCGAGAATTTGACCAATCAATTAATTGACAGTGTACAGCATGTAGCCGCACACTCCGAGGAACTCAGTGCCACGACCGAAGAGATCCGGAACAACTCCAAACAAGCTGTACAAAAATCAGGAAATGTAACTCAGGTCGCCAGCTTCATTCGTGAAATCTCCGAACAGACCAATCTGCTTGGCTTGAATGCAGCCATTGAAGCTGCTCGTGTCGGTGAAGCAGGTGCAGGTTTTGGCGTTGTTGCCAAAGAGATTCGCAAACTGTCTGTGGATACCAAAGAAGCAACGGCCCGTATTGAAGATTCTCTTCTCTCGGTCCGCCAATCCATACAAGGCATGGAGAATGAACTTGGGGAGATCACGGCGAGTTCTCAAGAGCAGGCTGAGCTGGTTAACAATTTTATGAGTACGATTGAGCAATTGAATGAAACCAACAAGCAATTGAAGCAATTTGTGCAAAAAATGATTTCGTTTGACGGGAAATAA